GACAGGCCGTTATGGGATTCCCCATATCGTGTCTCAGACAGTGGGAATGCCGTTACGGGCATTCCCGTTTCGTGTCCTGTACAGCGAGAATGCCGCCTCGGGGGAGAACCCTGAGTACGGCATCAGAGAATCAGTGGTCAGGAGATGTCGTCAGTCCCCTCTTGCCAACGGTCATGGAAGTACTCCAGGTGACGCTCTGGTCGCTGTGTCACGTACATCCCATTGCCGGGGAGGAACACGTCACGGTGCAGGCGGGCCAGGCGGGCGTACTTCGTGGGGCTGTCGTGTCCATCCCACTTGCGGCCTTGTTTGCGGGGGACGTGTTCGAACAGGTGGAGGTCGTCCTTGGCGATGTGCCAGGAGACTTGGCCTGTGGGGAGGTCAATGATGATGACGTTGCGCCAGTTTTCGTCCCAGTAGCCGTCACCTTCGTGGTCTTCGATGCTGCTGGGGTAGATGACGGCGAGGGCGGCGATGAGCTGGGAGCGTTCGGTGTAGAGGGCGTCAAGTGGATCAGGGCTGGTCATGCCTTCTCTCCTGGCGTGGGCAGCGGGCTGGCGAGCATGGACAGGCCGGGGTAGGAGTCGGTATCGCTGAGGGTGGTGCCGCCTTGGGCAGTGATGCGGCGGGATTGCTCAGCCATGAGTTCGAGGATGTTCTGGGGCTTTCCTCGGTACAGGTCGGCGTAGCCGGTGCGGCGTTGCTCCAGGACAAGGCGGTGGAACATCCCTTCCAGTAACACGCGGAGCATCCGTCCTGCTGTCGCTGGGTCGTTGAGATTGCCTCTGAGGTCTTGGGTGTGCCACATGGGCTGGCCGTCTTCCAGGGAGTAGCACCACAGGGCCAGTTTGTCGGGGAAGTGGATGAGGGTGGGAATGAATCCGTGCTGCTCGAGGGCGGTGCGGTAGAAAGCGGCGTCAAAGCGGATGGGTGGGACGGTGATGCTCTCGGGTGCGTTCATGCCTTCTCGCCTTGCATGGCGTCGTACTCGGCTCTGTTGGCGGCGATGTAGACCCAGGGGCTTGTGGGGCCGTAGCCGACATGGAACGGGATGCGGCTGAACGGCTTGCCGTCGAGGTGAAGGAGGGTGAAGTCCTTGTGGTCGGGGCTGTCCTGCTTGAGTTCGACGAACCCGGCCATTTCCCACCAGATGATCTGGCCGGTGGCTGGTGTGGGGGTGCGGCTTCTCAGGACTTCGACGGCGTGGCGGAGTTCGGCTTGGGTGCGTTCAACGATCTCGGGTGCGGTCATGCCTTCTCTCCTTCGTCCTGGGCAGGGGTGAGGGTGGCGAGCTGGCGGGCTTCCTCGCGGCGCATCTCGTCCCGGACCTCATGGGTGGCCGTGCGCTGGGGCTGGGTGATGAGGGTTCGTATGCGGCGGAGGGCGTCACAGTAGCCGGTGGCATAGAGCGTGTTGTAGGGGGCGAGCAGGTCCAGGCGGTCAGTGATGTAGTCGAGCACGCGGTCTCGGTCGCTCATCTATCTTCTCCTTCGGTGAGGGCGGTCAGGCTGGGGGTGTAGAGGGGGAGGTAGAGGGCATCCCAGCGGGACCAGCGGTTGATCGCCCCCAGATAGGACCGGACCTCTTCGGCCTGGCGTAGATCGTTCATGGCGTCCTGCTTGATCTCGGTCTTGTCAGACTTCCAGGTGCCGCTCATTCCTTCTCCTTCCCGTCAGAATTTGACGGCTCCACCGTGATCGTTCGTTCCTGCAACCGGGCAATCTTCGCGGCCTGCTCCTCGCGCATGGTGTCCCGGACGCTGTGGACCACCTGCACCATGTGGTTGACGGTCTGGTTGACTTCGGTCTTGATCTGATCCCCGAACGTGTCGCGGTCATAGGCCTTGAGCAGAAACTCCCCGGCTTTCACTGCGGCGTTTGCCAGCTTGGGGTCGGTGTTGGTGGCGATGCTGTACATGCTGCTGACCAGGGTGTCGACCAGATCCACGTTCAGGAACTCGGTCACGACCTGGTTGAACGCTTCGTCCTGATCTCGCCAGCGGTAGAGGGTGCTGGGGCTGACCCCGGCGGCGGCGGCGGCGTGGCCGATGGTGCCGTGTTCTCTCAGGGCGTCAACGGCCCGGCGCTTGAGTTCGCGGCGCTTGATCTCGCCGGGCTTGAGGGTGTCGGCGGTCTTGACGGCTTTCCCGAGGTCGGCCAGGGCGAGCAGGGGGGCGACCTTCTCGTATTGCTCCACTGTGAGTTGCTCGCCGTAGGGTGCTTCTTCGCGCACTGGTGCGGGTTGGCCCTCTCCCGTTTCGTCTATTTCGGTCATGTGGTCATGCTGGCGGGCGGGCTTGTGGGGGTTGGCACGCTGTCAGAATTTGACGGGATGGGGGAGGAGAGTTGACAAGTGTAATCGTTAGGAGTTACAGTTAGGGCATGGAAACCGACATCACCCACAGCACCTACAACGGCCAGCCCAGCATTGAAGTAACGATGTGCCCCTGGAGCTACTTTCATATGTTTGCCATCCACTTTGACGCGACCACGTTCGAGCCGATGAGCAATGTGCGGCCGGAGGATGTGGCAAAGCTGCCTATCCTGAAAGCGCAGGTCGAGGAATTCGCTAACGATTACCCGGCACGGCTGGCCCGCATTGCAGAAATCAGCGCTCTCCCCGTCGTCTACCTACGTCTGGGCGAGCTGCCCGAAGGCGGGCGCAGCTATAACTACCGCGAGGGTCACAGCGAGGCTGGTGTGAGCTGCTACCGCGCTTATCAGGGGAAGGGCGTCCTGTACCTGGACTGCGTGGACGGATGCGACCCGATGGTCATGCTGGGTGGCAGTGGCGCGACGCGCAAGTGGTACATCATCAGCGGGGACGTGTGCGGCGTCGGTAGCGATGGTGAGCCGGTGCTGAACAACGCGCAGGTCGTCAAAAAACTGACCCGTAAGCCGAGTATTGAGGTGCTGTTCGCGGCTGAGCACCCCGCGTTCTGGAGCTGGGCCAAGTGACTCGCCTTCTCTCTTCGGCAGAGTGGGCGCAGGCTGTCGGGCTTTCTCCTGTTCAGGCACGGGCGCTCCTGCGGGATGGTCGAGTGGCGGGGGCTCAGCGGATCGGACAGCGTGGGTGGGCCATTCCAGAGGGGACCCCGAAACCTGATCCTCGACCAACAGGCGCAGCCGCGCATAAGAGATAGCCCCGCTTCGGCGGGGTTTGTGCTGTCAGAATTTGACGCCCCCACCCCTCGGCCGGGGCAGGAGCAGGGGGGGAGCTAGGGAGTAGGAGGGCCAGGAGGACGGGGCGCAGACTTGCTGCGATACCCCTTCGCCCGGATGGTGGCGTCAATCTTGGCGTAGTTACGCCGCGTCTCCTCGCGCTCTTGCTTCTCCCAGTCACCAG
Above is a genomic segment from Deinococcus sp. Leaf326 containing:
- a CDS encoding helix-turn-helix domain-containing protein; protein product: MTEIDETGEGQPAPVREEAPYGEQLTVEQYEKVAPLLALADLGKAVKTADTLKPGEIKRRELKRRAVDALREHGTIGHAAAAAGVSPSTLYRWRDQDEAFNQVVTEFLNVDLVDTLVSSMYSIATNTDPKLANAAVKAGEFLLKAYDRDTFGDQIKTEVNQTVNHMVQVVHSVRDTMREEQAAKIARLQERTITVEPSNSDGKEKE